From Kineosporia succinea, the proteins below share one genomic window:
- a CDS encoding histidine phosphatase family protein, which produces MSEDGEPRSKEVPMRLLLIRHGQTHSNVSGALDTARPGADLTDLGREQAELLVQRLVDEPIDALHASTLVRTQQTIAPLARARGLDVTIHDGLRELDAGDLEMNTDDESVELYIKVAMSWAAGQDDVRMPGGPTGAEAFGRYDRAIADIAATGSACAAVVSHGAVIRTWVAARARDVDADYAAAHPLLNTQIVKLIGDPEAGWLVEDWGW; this is translated from the coding sequence GTGAGCGAGGATGGTGAACCCCGCTCGAAAGAGGTACCCATGCGCCTGCTGCTCATCCGTCACGGCCAGACCCACTCCAACGTCAGCGGCGCGCTCGACACCGCCCGCCCCGGGGCCGACCTCACCGACCTGGGCCGTGAGCAGGCCGAACTGCTGGTGCAGCGGCTCGTGGACGAGCCGATCGACGCCCTGCACGCGTCCACGCTGGTGCGTACGCAGCAGACGATCGCGCCTCTGGCCCGGGCGCGGGGCCTGGACGTGACGATTCACGACGGTCTGCGCGAACTCGACGCCGGTGACCTGGAGATGAACACCGACGACGAGTCCGTGGAGCTCTACATCAAGGTGGCCATGAGCTGGGCGGCCGGGCAGGACGACGTGCGGATGCCCGGCGGCCCGACCGGCGCCGAGGCGTTCGGGCGCTACGACCGGGCGATCGCCGACATCGCGGCCACCGGCTCGGCGTGCGCGGCGGTGGTCAGTCACGGCGCCGTGATCCGCACCTGGGTGGCGGCGCGGGCCCGGGACGTCGACGCGGACTACGCGGCAGCGCACCCGCTGCTCAACACCCAGATCGTGAAACTCATTGGCGACCCGGAAGCGGGCTGGCTGGTGGAGGACTGGGGCTGGTGA
- a CDS encoding AraC family transcriptional regulator, producing the protein MPHPLGVGRQVSESVAQLELGEHQVGHAEIVEIPDWTRCPFSSKNHDRSSSTQNRGIVDPLDSVLRTTNSANAGYELLSGTDGWSVRGPAPRGATRVALVDRGEVTVTAQALPGLTLVAGQILFAGAGPEYLIEGSPGAVLHSLSLEVEALSAEPVLRALPQVLKLDETANLASSLSAVIRLIAAETDRPEPGGAVITARLADVVYVSTVRAAASCFADGTWLALLHDDRLARAVRAAHDDLARPWTVAELARCAGMSRSAFAAAFRSVSGQGPLEHLTWWRIHRAKHLLRSTDLDLTGIGGRVGFSSGTALSRAFRRHTGVSPMHWRKDPGA; encoded by the coding sequence ATGCCGCATCCCCTCGGTGTAGGCCGGCAGGTGAGCGAATCCGTAGCGCAGCTGGAGCTGGGCGAGCATCAAGTAGGTCATGCGGAGATCGTAGAAATCCCGGACTGGACGCGCTGCCCCTTCTCGTCCAAGAATCATGACCGATCGTCCAGCACCCAGAACCGAGGAATCGTGGACCCGCTCGACTCCGTCCTCAGGACGACCAACAGCGCAAACGCCGGGTACGAGCTGTTGTCCGGGACAGACGGCTGGTCGGTGCGAGGCCCCGCTCCGCGGGGTGCCACCCGGGTGGCGCTGGTGGACCGGGGTGAGGTCACGGTCACGGCGCAGGCACTGCCCGGCCTGACCCTGGTGGCCGGCCAGATTCTCTTCGCCGGCGCCGGGCCCGAATACCTGATCGAGGGTTCACCCGGCGCGGTGCTCCACAGCCTCTCGCTCGAGGTGGAGGCCCTTTCGGCGGAGCCGGTGCTGCGTGCCCTGCCGCAGGTGCTCAAGCTCGACGAGACCGCGAACCTGGCGTCCTCCCTGTCGGCAGTGATCAGGCTGATCGCGGCCGAGACCGATCGCCCGGAGCCGGGCGGTGCGGTGATCACCGCTCGCCTGGCGGATGTCGTCTACGTGAGCACCGTGCGCGCAGCGGCGTCGTGTTTCGCGGACGGCACCTGGCTGGCGCTGTTGCACGACGACCGGCTGGCCCGGGCCGTACGCGCGGCCCACGACGATCTCGCCCGCCCGTGGACCGTGGCTGAGCTCGCTCGTTGTGCGGGCATGTCACGCTCGGCCTTTGCCGCGGCGTTTCGATCGGTCTCGGGCCAAGGGCCTCTCGAGCACCTCACGTGGTGGCGGATTCACCGGGCCAAGCATCTCCTGCGCTCAACCGATCTCGACCTGACCGGGATCGGCGGCCGGGTCGGGTTCTCGTCGGGCACCGCTCTCAGCCGAGCTTTCCGTCGGCACACCGGAGTCTCCCCGATGCACTGGAGAAAGGACCCCGGCGCCTGA
- a CDS encoding acyl-CoA thioesterase — translation MNLYLRLLLLNLLVRFRRPVTLWEGTRTPFRVFPNDLDVFRHMTNSRYLGFCDLSRLDLLVRAGYWAEVKRRGWFPVVAAQTITYRRSLTLGQKFEVHTRMLGFDERNSYLEQTFVSRGETMARAVIQVRFLRRGGGSVTHAELEESVGGYPADLELPAWVREWASSVRVSSKISAAGE, via the coding sequence ATGAACCTCTACCTGCGCCTGCTGCTGCTCAACCTGCTCGTGCGCTTCCGCCGGCCGGTCACGCTCTGGGAGGGCACCCGTACCCCGTTCCGGGTGTTCCCCAACGACCTCGACGTGTTCCGCCACATGACCAACAGCCGCTACCTCGGCTTCTGCGACCTGTCCCGCCTCGACCTGCTCGTGCGTGCCGGCTACTGGGCGGAGGTCAAGCGCCGCGGCTGGTTCCCGGTCGTCGCCGCGCAGACCATCACCTACCGGCGCTCGCTGACCCTCGGGCAGAAGTTCGAGGTGCACACCCGCATGCTCGGTTTCGACGAGCGCAACTCCTACCTCGAGCAGACGTTCGTCTCGCGCGGCGAGACCATGGCGCGCGCCGTGATCCAGGTGCGCTTCCTCAGGCGCGGCGGTGGCTCGGTGACCCACGCCGAGCTCGAGGAGTCGGTGGGCGGCTACCCGGCCGACCTGGAACTGCCTGCCTGGGTTCGGGAATGGGCCAGCAGCGTGCGGGTGTCGTCGAAGATCAGCGCGGCCGGCGAATGA
- a CDS encoding GNAT family N-acetyltransferase produces MADWTFRPATDEDLERIADLKVLVIRPHLERLRPWDEASARHYLYVRWHAANVRVIEVGGEFAGCVALRQAEDCRWIEQFYLYPQFQGQGLGTAVIGALLEECDADGQVVRLDVLQQSPARRLYERHGFTLEHEDELDAFLIRRPR; encoded by the coding sequence ATGGCCGACTGGACGTTTCGCCCCGCCACCGACGAAGACCTCGAGCGCATAGCCGATCTCAAGGTGCTCGTGATCCGCCCGCACCTGGAGCGGCTGCGCCCGTGGGACGAGGCGTCGGCGCGGCACTACCTGTACGTCCGCTGGCACGCGGCCAATGTCCGCGTCATCGAGGTCGGTGGTGAGTTCGCCGGGTGTGTGGCCCTGCGCCAGGCCGAGGACTGCCGGTGGATCGAGCAGTTCTACCTATACCCGCAGTTCCAGGGGCAGGGCCTGGGCACCGCGGTGATCGGGGCCCTGCTCGAGGAGTGCGACGCCGACGGTCAGGTCGTGCGGCTCGACGTGCTGCAGCAGAGCCCGGCCCGGCGCCTGTACGAGCGGCACGGGTTCACGCTGGAGCACGAGGACGAGCTGGACGCGTTCCTCATTCGCCGGCCGCGCTGA
- a CDS encoding TetR/AcrR family transcriptional regulator, with protein sequence MARPLKALLSRDAILRAALDQIDTTGTLGLPALARSLGVSTSSLYHHVKGGREEVLEGVRGLLSAECMPAHRLPGESWREFTERWALSYRAGYAAHPAAVPLLTTQTVSHPATLASYETLAEVLHEAGFGDEELLHAVTVLDNFVLGSALDAGAPVEVWADRGSEDSALSRALRATRAQPGDRSQRAFRLGLESLLTGLERLLPV encoded by the coding sequence ATGGCCCGTCCCCTCAAGGCCCTGCTGTCGCGCGACGCCATCCTGCGCGCGGCCCTGGACCAGATCGACACCACCGGCACCCTCGGCCTGCCCGCACTCGCACGTTCCCTCGGAGTGAGCACGTCATCGCTCTACCACCACGTGAAGGGCGGCCGTGAGGAGGTCCTGGAGGGAGTGCGCGGCCTGCTGTCGGCGGAATGCATGCCCGCGCACCGGCTTCCGGGCGAGAGCTGGCGGGAGTTCACCGAACGCTGGGCCCTGTCGTACCGGGCCGGTTACGCGGCCCACCCGGCAGCCGTTCCCCTGCTGACGACCCAGACCGTCTCCCACCCGGCCACGCTCGCCTCCTACGAGACCCTGGCCGAGGTGCTGCACGAGGCCGGGTTCGGCGACGAGGAACTGCTGCACGCCGTGACGGTGCTCGACAACTTCGTCCTCGGCTCGGCGCTGGACGCGGGTGCGCCGGTGGAGGTCTGGGCCGATCGCGGCAGCGAGGACTCCGCGCTCTCGCGAGCGCTGCGGGCCACGCGCGCCCAGCCGGGTGACCGGTCGCAGCGGGCCTTCCGGCTCGGCCTGGAGAGCCTGCTCACCGGCCTGGAGCGCTTGCTGCCGGTCTAG
- a CDS encoding agmatine deiminase family protein: protein MPAEWEPHARTWMAFPPPNQTFGEEGGPDLARARTAWSTVANTIARFEPVTVAVTREDAPVARALLSPDVGLAEMPLDDAWLRDSGPTFVRSPDALHAVDWIFNGWGAQSWARWDHDAKVATTVAGLAGVPVTSSSITQEGGAFHVDGEGTVLLTDTVQLDPDRNPGWTREDVEAEIHARLGTRTAIWLPRGLTADYGEFGTRGHVDIVAAFTRPGTVVVHTQTDPGHPDHAVSQEVSAILRDATDASGRRLEVIELLAPERHESDHSYVNHYVANGVVVLCAFDDPRDEQAKAVLQAAYPGREVVLVDARDIFAFGGGIHCITQQQPR, encoded by the coding sequence ATGCCCGCCGAGTGGGAACCCCACGCGCGCACCTGGATGGCCTTCCCTCCGCCCAACCAGACGTTCGGCGAGGAGGGCGGCCCCGACCTGGCCCGCGCCCGCACGGCGTGGAGCACGGTGGCCAACACGATCGCGCGGTTCGAGCCGGTCACGGTGGCGGTCACACGTGAGGACGCGCCGGTCGCCCGGGCGCTCCTGTCACCGGACGTCGGGCTGGCGGAGATGCCCCTCGACGACGCCTGGCTCCGCGACTCCGGCCCCACGTTCGTCCGGTCGCCGGACGCACTGCACGCCGTCGACTGGATCTTCAACGGCTGGGGCGCCCAGAGCTGGGCCCGCTGGGACCACGACGCGAAGGTGGCCACGACGGTCGCCGGCCTGGCCGGCGTACCCGTCACGTCGTCCTCCATCACCCAGGAGGGCGGCGCCTTCCACGTCGACGGCGAGGGCACCGTCCTGCTCACCGACACCGTGCAGCTCGACCCCGACCGCAACCCGGGCTGGACCCGCGAGGACGTCGAGGCCGAGATCCACGCCCGCCTCGGCACCCGTACCGCGATCTGGCTGCCCCGCGGGCTCACCGCCGACTACGGCGAGTTCGGCACCCGCGGGCACGTCGACATCGTGGCCGCGTTCACCCGGCCCGGCACCGTCGTCGTGCACACCCAGACCGATCCCGGGCACCCGGATCACGCTGTCAGCCAGGAGGTCTCGGCCATCCTGAGGGACGCGACCGATGCCTCCGGCCGCCGCCTCGAGGTGATCGAGCTCCTCGCCCCGGAACGGCACGAGAGCGACCACTCGTACGTGAACCACTACGTCGCCAACGGCGTCGTCGTGCTCTGCGCCTTCGACGACCCCCGCGACGAGCAGGCGAAAGCCGTGCTGCAGGCCGCCTACCCCGGCCGCGAGGTGGTGCTTGTCGACGCCCGCGACATCTTCGCGTTCGGCGGCGGCATCCACTGCATCACCCAGCAGCAGCCCCGCTGA
- the ureA gene encoding urease subunit gamma: MRLTPTERDRLLIFTTAELARARRARGLRLNVPEATALIADTVCEAARDGSRLAEAMQAGRSVLGAADVLDGVAAIVTRVEVEAVFDDGTRLVVVTDPFGEVPSSANAPGAVVPGPAAPVAFDDTVTLEVTNTAPVPVSVTSHFHFFEVNPRLRFDRKLAYGRRLAIDAGGTVRFDPGQTQKVALTPIGGGRVVIGFAGLVDGPLDAPGARDEALRKAHACGYEDSGDDV; the protein is encoded by the coding sequence ATGCGGTTGACACCCACGGAACGCGACCGGCTGCTGATCTTCACGACGGCGGAGCTGGCGCGTGCCCGCCGGGCGCGGGGGCTGCGGCTCAACGTCCCCGAGGCGACCGCGCTGATCGCCGACACGGTGTGCGAGGCGGCCCGGGACGGATCGCGTCTGGCCGAGGCCATGCAGGCGGGGCGTTCGGTGCTCGGCGCGGCCGACGTCCTGGACGGGGTGGCCGCGATCGTGACCCGGGTCGAGGTCGAGGCGGTGTTCGACGACGGGACCCGGCTGGTCGTGGTGACCGACCCGTTCGGCGAGGTGCCGTCCTCCGCGAACGCGCCCGGCGCCGTCGTTCCCGGCCCGGCCGCTCCCGTCGCCTTCGACGACACCGTGACGCTCGAGGTGACCAACACCGCGCCCGTGCCGGTCAGCGTCACGTCGCACTTCCACTTCTTCGAGGTCAACCCCCGGCTGCGGTTCGACCGGAAACTCGCCTACGGGCGCCGTCTCGCGATCGACGCGGGCGGCACGGTGCGGTTCGATCCCGGCCAGACCCAGAAGGTGGCGCTGACCCCGATCGGTGGTGGCCGCGTCGTCATCGGTTTCGCGGGGCTGGTCGACGGCCCCCTCGACGCACCGGGGGCGCGGGACGAGGCGCTGCGCAAGGCGCACGCGTGCGGTTACGAGGACTCGGGAGACGACGTATGA
- a CDS encoding urease subunit alpha, with protein MSQGCRRTASLEGTDYASTYGPRAGDRIHLGDTGLVVEVEDDAQRPGEEFLAGFAKTARDGMHLRAATVRETCDVVISNVVVIDAVLGIRKVSIGIREGRISAIGRAGNPDTLEGVDVVVGTGTTIVPGEGLIATAGAIDTHVHLLSPRIMEASLASGVTTIIGQEFGPVWGVGVNSPWALRHAFNAFDAWPVNIGFLGRGSASDPGSSVEALVEGGACGFKVHEDMGAHARALDTALRVAEDHDVQVALHTDGINESLSVEDTLAVLEGRTIHAFHIEGCGGGHVPNVLSLAGVSNVIGSSTNPTLPFGRDAVAEHFHMIMSAHGLKEDIPGDAALARDRIRAGTMGAEDVLHDLGIIPITSSDAQGMGRAGETVRRTFALAGKMKRELGASGAHDNDRALRYIAKLTANPAIAHGLSHEVGTLSPGRLADVVLWRPEFFGAKPELVLKAGFPAHGVTGDPNAAIDRAEPLVYGPQFGGHGATPADLSVAFTSQAAASDGNDSMTTRRRRVGVRGTRGIGPAQMLLNSRLASVRVSASGAVTVDDEPVTSAPAESTALNRLYFL; from the coding sequence ATGAGCCAGGGCTGCCGCCGCACCGCGAGCCTCGAGGGCACCGACTATGCGAGCACCTACGGCCCGCGGGCGGGTGACCGCATCCACCTGGGCGACACCGGTCTGGTGGTCGAGGTCGAGGACGACGCGCAGAGGCCGGGGGAGGAGTTCCTGGCCGGTTTCGCCAAGACCGCCCGTGACGGCATGCATCTCAGGGCCGCGACGGTGCGCGAGACCTGCGACGTCGTGATCAGTAACGTCGTGGTGATCGACGCGGTGCTCGGCATCCGCAAGGTCTCGATCGGGATCCGCGAGGGCCGGATCAGCGCGATCGGGCGGGCCGGCAATCCGGACACGCTCGAGGGGGTGGACGTGGTGGTCGGCACCGGCACCACGATCGTGCCCGGCGAGGGCCTGATCGCGACGGCGGGCGCGATCGACACCCACGTGCACCTGCTCAGCCCCCGCATCATGGAGGCGTCGCTGGCCAGCGGAGTCACCACGATCATCGGGCAGGAGTTCGGGCCGGTCTGGGGTGTCGGGGTGAACTCGCCCTGGGCGCTGCGGCACGCGTTCAACGCGTTCGACGCCTGGCCGGTGAACATCGGCTTCCTGGGCCGGGGCTCGGCCTCCGACCCGGGGTCGTCGGTGGAGGCCCTGGTCGAGGGCGGGGCCTGCGGGTTCAAGGTGCACGAGGACATGGGCGCCCACGCCCGCGCCCTCGACACCGCGCTGCGGGTGGCGGAGGACCACGATGTCCAGGTCGCGCTGCACACCGACGGCATCAACGAGTCCCTGTCCGTCGAAGACACGCTCGCCGTGCTCGAGGGGCGCACGATCCACGCGTTCCACATCGAGGGCTGCGGCGGGGGGCATGTGCCGAACGTGCTCAGCCTGGCCGGTGTCTCCAACGTGATCGGCTCGTCCACCAACCCCACGCTGCCCTTCGGCCGTGACGCGGTGGCCGAGCACTTCCACATGATCATGTCGGCCCACGGCCTGAAGGAAGACATCCCGGGGGACGCCGCGCTGGCCCGCGACCGGATCCGCGCGGGCACGATGGGCGCCGAGGACGTGCTGCACGACCTCGGCATCATCCCGATCACCTCGTCCGACGCGCAGGGCATGGGACGTGCGGGGGAGACGGTGCGCCGGACATTCGCTCTCGCGGGAAAGATGAAGCGTGAACTGGGTGCTTCCGGTGCGCACGACAACGACCGGGCGCTGCGCTACATCGCCAAGCTCACCGCCAATCCGGCCATTGCGCACGGGCTTTCCCACGAGGTCGGCACGCTCTCGCCCGGGCGGCTCGCCGACGTGGTGCTGTGGCGTCCGGAGTTCTTCGGGGCCAAGCCCGAACTCGTGCTCAAGGCCGGGTTCCCGGCCCACGGGGTCACCGGCGACCCGAACGCGGCGATCGACCGGGCCGAGCCCCTGGTCTACGGGCCGCAGTTCGGTGGGCACGGGGCGACGCCGGCCGACCTGTCGGTGGCGTTCACCTCGCAGGCCGCGGCTTCGGACGGCAACGACTCGATGACCACGCGCCGCCGCCGGGTGGGCGTGCGCGGTACCCGGGGGATCGGGCCGGCGCAGATGCTGCTCAACTCGCGGCTGGCGTCGGTGCGGGTCTCCGCCTCGGGGGCGGTGACGGTGGACGACGAGCCGGTCACGTCCGCGCCGGCCGAGTCGACGGCGCTGAACCGGCTCTACTTCCTCTGA
- a CDS encoding phosphatidate cytidylyltransferase yields the protein MNWLTDRLDLFGDPSWHVTVLGLDLQGRGLYLALLASSLLLLTAPVALKLGGEIRTRWQTWAMILPVVGIPLWTGRIATTILATLLAAGASLEYARVAKLARADTVWLLGCAVVMPLATLSSRGFPIAGWVPWAILGGAAIPLLGADHVDGFRRAAMTSFGIVWLCWSLANLPLLGRDAFVVLFAAACADVGAFVGGTSLKRFAWGRAGLTPLSPNKTWGGVAGGFVAATLILLACDSFSIGWLLAVWIGGIAGDLLESMLKRQQSVKDAGDWLPGFGGLLDRIDSLLIAMPLAVLLA from the coding sequence ATGAACTGGCTCACCGATCGTCTCGACCTGTTCGGCGACCCGTCGTGGCACGTCACCGTTCTCGGCCTCGATCTGCAGGGCCGCGGTCTGTACCTGGCTCTGCTGGCGTCGTCGCTGCTGCTGCTCACGGCCCCGGTCGCGCTGAAACTCGGCGGGGAGATCCGCACCCGCTGGCAGACCTGGGCGATGATCCTGCCGGTCGTCGGGATCCCGCTGTGGACGGGCCGGATCGCCACCACGATCCTGGCCACCCTGCTCGCGGCCGGCGCGAGCCTGGAGTACGCGCGAGTGGCGAAGCTGGCGCGCGCCGACACCGTCTGGCTGCTGGGTTGCGCGGTGGTCATGCCCCTGGCCACGCTCTCGTCCCGGGGTTTCCCGATCGCGGGCTGGGTGCCGTGGGCCATTCTCGGCGGAGCGGCGATCCCGCTGCTCGGCGCCGATCACGTCGACGGGTTCCGGCGGGCCGCGATGACCTCGTTCGGCATCGTCTGGCTGTGCTGGTCTCTGGCCAACCTGCCGCTGCTGGGGCGCGACGCGTTCGTCGTCCTGTTCGCGGCCGCCTGTGCCGACGTGGGCGCGTTCGTCGGCGGCACGTCGCTCAAACGGTTCGCCTGGGGCCGGGCCGGTCTCACACCGCTGTCACCGAACAAGACCTGGGGCGGGGTGGCCGGTGGTTTCGTCGCGGCCACGCTGATCCTGCTGGCCTGCGACTCGTTCTCGATCGGCTGGCTGCTGGCCGTGTGGATCGGCGGCATCGCGGGTGACCTGCTGGAGTCGATGCTCAAACGTCAGCAGTCGGTGAAGGACGCGGGTGACTGGCTTCCCGGGTTCGGCGGGCTGCTCGACCGGATCGACAGCCTGCTCATCGCCATGCCGCTGGCGGTCCTGCTCGCCTGA
- a CDS encoding CDP-alcohol phosphatidyltransferase family protein: MSGTGLYAAKAWYTARLGVFIRWAVGRNVSPDVFTAVGVIGGVVAAGFLALSAEHPNPLWALPVLAAQALRLAGANLDGAVARARGVSRPWGFVLNEIGDRAGDLVVIVVLAHYAGGWWGLIGLAGSTLPTFASLSLAGAGGPRLNGGPLGKTERCLITVLVALTATWWEPWAAACALIGVGGLITAVLRFRTGHAALRAAA, from the coding sequence GTGAGCGGCACCGGTCTGTACGCGGCCAAGGCCTGGTACACCGCCCGGCTCGGCGTGTTCATCCGCTGGGCCGTGGGCAGGAACGTCAGCCCCGACGTGTTCACCGCCGTCGGAGTGATCGGCGGGGTCGTGGCGGCGGGCTTCCTGGCGCTGTCGGCCGAGCACCCGAACCCGCTCTGGGCGCTCCCGGTCCTCGCGGCGCAGGCCCTGCGCCTGGCCGGGGCGAATCTCGACGGTGCGGTGGCCCGGGCCCGGGGCGTCAGCCGGCCGTGGGGCTTCGTGCTCAACGAGATCGGTGACCGGGCCGGGGATCTCGTGGTGATCGTCGTGCTCGCCCACTACGCCGGGGGCTGGTGGGGGCTGATCGGTCTGGCCGGATCGACACTGCCCACGTTCGCGTCGCTGAGCCTGGCCGGAGCCGGGGGCCCGCGGCTCAACGGTGGGCCGCTGGGCAAGACCGAACGCTGCCTGATCACGGTGCTCGTCGCGCTGACCGCCACCTGGTGGGAGCCCTGGGCCGCGGCCTGTGCGCTGATCGGCGTCGGAGGTCTGATCACGGCGGTGCTGCGGTTCCGCACCGGGCACGCAGCCCTGAGAGCCGCGGCATGA
- a CDS encoding lysophospholipid acyltransferase family protein: MTGQDSSSSAPTGDDARPTIPRASSWVRAVAWDQILRLLCGGVGVGGQVPQGPAVVVANHSSHADTAALLAVLGKRGSVLVVAGGDYWNGWRGRLARDVVGILPIKRDGGFEALLDAAGAHLAQGGMVVIFPEGTRTRDGSLGRFRAGAVRLAAATGAPVVPTGVHGTRELFGKNRLPDLSSTRTAPLGVRFGSPVTVAPEADSARISQELRNDVEHLLATGPAPVSPSPMWEWARLNLRGRGGMAWTFGWAFAEGLFWPIVAETGTIPVALAHGRKAAPAVVAAAAGSVAGVAVNYTLARQGVRVPWPLTTPQMHDTARQQLRADVGHALKEQRGNGIPVKVYARTAGEMRLSPGRLITSAALARSSRIIPVGLAAAAAGELAQRRLKVSYGGVLALCGVGLAVGLELVVRSWKQHR; encoded by the coding sequence GTGACCGGCCAGGACTCCTCTTCTTCCGCGCCCACCGGCGACGATGCCCGCCCGACGATCCCCCGGGCCTCGTCCTGGGTGCGGGCCGTCGCGTGGGACCAGATCCTGCGTCTGCTCTGCGGCGGCGTGGGAGTGGGCGGGCAGGTGCCCCAGGGGCCCGCCGTGGTTGTCGCCAACCACTCCAGCCACGCCGATACCGCCGCTCTGCTCGCCGTACTCGGCAAGCGGGGGTCGGTGCTGGTCGTCGCCGGGGGCGACTACTGGAACGGGTGGCGGGGCCGGCTGGCCCGCGACGTGGTGGGCATCCTGCCGATCAAGCGCGACGGCGGGTTCGAGGCCCTGCTCGACGCGGCGGGCGCCCATCTGGCGCAGGGCGGCATGGTCGTCATCTTCCCCGAGGGCACGCGCACGCGAGACGGCTCGCTGGGCCGGTTCCGCGCCGGAGCCGTGCGGCTCGCCGCGGCCACCGGGGCACCGGTCGTGCCCACGGGCGTCCACGGCACTCGTGAGCTCTTCGGCAAGAACCGTCTGCCCGACCTGAGCAGCACCCGCACCGCGCCGCTGGGCGTGCGCTTCGGCAGCCCGGTCACGGTCGCGCCCGAGGCCGACAGCGCCCGCATCAGCCAGGAGCTGCGCAACGACGTGGAGCACCTGCTCGCCACCGGCCCAGCCCCGGTGAGCCCGTCGCCGATGTGGGAGTGGGCGCGCCTGAACCTGCGCGGTCGCGGCGGCATGGCCTGGACCTTCGGGTGGGCCTTCGCCGAGGGGCTGTTCTGGCCGATCGTCGCCGAGACCGGCACCATCCCGGTCGCGCTGGCGCACGGGCGCAAGGCCGCGCCGGCGGTGGTCGCGGCCGCCGCCGGGTCGGTCGCCGGGGTCGCGGTCAACTACACGCTGGCCCGTCAGGGGGTGCGCGTGCCGTGGCCGCTCACCACCCCGCAGATGCACGACACGGCCCGCCAGCAGCTGAGGGCCGATGTGGGGCACGCCCTCAAGGAGCAGCGCGGCAACGGCATCCCGGTCAAGGTCTACGCCCGCACCGCGGGTGAGATGCGCCTGAGCCCGGGCCGGCTCATCACGTCGGCGGCGCTGGCCCGCAGTTCCCGCATCATCCCGGTCGGGCTGGCCGCGGCCGCGGCCGGTGAGCTCGCGCAGCGCCGGCTGAAGGTGAGTTACGGCGGGGTGCTGGCGCTGTGCGGCGTCGGTCTCGCGGTCGGGCTCGAGCTGGTCGTGCGCAGCTGGAAGCAGCACCGGTGA
- a CDS encoding DinB family protein: MESPRRDLLRWQFDLAWSFFEYHLERLEPEDFLWEPGPLCWTLHAQADGSWLPDWADSEPDPIPTPTIAWTSWHLGWWLGAALDQAAGRTPRDPSEVAFPGMGDDAVTWLRTLGSQWRDVLDQLSDEVLDSPSSFPWPPDAERSVADMAAWVNAELMKNAAEIGTVRLLKASSKPA, encoded by the coding sequence ATGGAGTCCCCTCGTCGCGACCTGTTGCGCTGGCAGTTCGATCTGGCCTGGTCCTTCTTCGAGTACCACCTGGAACGCCTGGAGCCCGAGGACTTCCTCTGGGAGCCCGGTCCGCTGTGCTGGACCCTGCACGCGCAGGCCGACGGCAGCTGGCTCCCGGACTGGGCCGACAGCGAACCCGATCCCATCCCCACCCCGACGATCGCGTGGACGAGCTGGCACCTGGGCTGGTGGCTCGGGGCCGCGCTCGACCAGGCCGCCGGTCGCACGCCCCGTGACCCCTCCGAGGTGGCGTTCCCGGGAATGGGGGACGACGCGGTCACCTGGCTGCGCACGCTCGGCTCCCAGTGGCGGGACGTGCTCGACCAGCTGAGTGACGAGGTCCTGGACAGCCCGTCATCGTTCCCCTGGCCCCCGGACGCCGAGCGTTCCGTGGCGGACATGGCGGCGTGGGTGAACGCGGAGCTGATGAAGAACGCCGCGGAGATCGGCACGGTCCGTCTGCTGAAGGCCTCGAGCAAGCCGGCCTGA